The region GAGCCTGAGCCGCTGGTACAGGAGCGCTGGCCGCTGGCGCATATGATGGATTTGTTGGAAGATCCGGATTTCAGTGAGGCACGAAATGTCAGCGCGCTGTTTTTAGTGCGCGAATGGCTGAAGATGCACGGCAGACTGTAAAAAGCAAAACGCGCAGCAACAGGCGTATATAACGCGCCCCATAAAAAAACGCCCCATGACGGGGCGTTTGTCGTTGTATCAGAACAGCTCGTGGGTTTCCCCGTTATCGATAATCGTTGTGCCGACTTCATGCACGGCCTGCTGGGTCGGCTGCGTGCCTTCGATAAAGTACTCCGCCCGGCTGTTGCCGCCGTTCGCCAGCTGGCCCGTGCTGCGGTCGATATTCACCGTCACCACGCCAGGCGGCGGCGTTAGCGGCTCTTCCGGCACGCCCTCCAGCGCGGCTTTCATATACGCATCCCAGGCTGGCTGCGCGCTTTTCGCGCCGCCCTCGTAGCCTGAAATCTGGTTTTTAATCGCACCGGAGGCCGTGGTACGGCCCAGATCGCGGCGGTGATCGTCAAAGCCTATCCAGACCGACGTCACGACGCCCGGCCCGTAACCCGAGAACCATGCATCTTTTGAACTGTTGGTCGTACCGGTTTTACCGCCGATATCACGACGCTGGAGGTCGCGCCCCGCGCGCCAGCCTGTTCCCTGCCAGCCCGGTTCGCCGAAAATATTGCTGTTCAGCGCGCTTTTAATTAAAAACGACAGCGGCGTGCTTATCACGTGCGGCGCGTACTGCGGCGCCGGGCTCTGCGCGACCAGATCGCGGTTTGCCTGTTCCAGTTGCGGCATCGGCACCGGCGCGTTCCGCTGTTCTGCGGATGTCGCCACGTTTTCCACGTCTTTATTTTCCAGCACGTCCGACTTCGGCGTTTCGCCATAGATAACCGGAATATCGCATTCCGGGCAGGCGATTTTCGGCTTCGCCTCAAACAGCGGTTCGCCCTGAGCGTTGGTGATTTTGCTGATAAACCACGGGTCCACAAGGAAGCCGCCGTTCGCCATCACCGCATAGCCGCGCGCGACCTGCAACGGCGTGAAGGAGGCAGAGCCCAGCGCCAGTGATTCCGTATGCACGATATTCTGCGCCGGGAAGCCGAACCGTTGTAAATATTCCGCCGCGTAGTCGACGCCCATCGCACGCATGGCGCGAACCATCACCACGTTTTTCGACTGCCCCAGACCCTGGCGCAGACGAATCGGCCCGGCATATTCCGGTGGGGAGTTTTTCGGCCGCCAGTCGGAGCCCGCGCCAGCATCCCAGCGGGAAATCGGCACGTCGTTCAGGATGCTCGCGAGCGTCAGACCTTTGTCCATCGCCGCCGTATACAGGAACGGTTTGATGTTAGAGCCTACCTGACGCAGCGCCTGAGTGGCGCGGTTAAATTTGCTCTGATTGAAATCGAAGCCGCCGACCAGCGCCAGCACCGAGCCATCTTTCGGGTTGATGGAGACCAGCGCCGAGTTCACGTCCGGCACCTGAGCAAGCCACCAGCTGTCATCAACTTTACGTACCCAAATCTGCTGGCCGGCCTGCAACACGTCGGTAATACGGCGCGGCGTCGGGCCCTGCGCGGTATCGGAGCGGTAAGGGCGCGCCCAGCGCACGCCGTCCATTTTCAGCGAGACAGAGGAACTGTCTGCCAGCAGGGCGGTGGCTTCGTCCGGGGTGGCTGACGTTACCACGGCAGGCAGCAGCGGCCCGTAGGTCGGAAGCGCCTTCAGCGAATCGGTGATTTTCTTATCATCCCACGCCGCTTCGCCCACGCGCCACAGCACGTTAGACGGGCCGCGGTAACCGTGGCGCATATCGTAATCCATCACATTATCGCGCACCGCTTTCTGCGCGGCCTGCTGAATACGGCGGGTAATGGTGGTGTAAACCTTATAACCGTCCTCATAGGCGTTTTCGCCGTAACGGCTGATCATCTCCTGACGCACCATTTCGGTCAGGTATGGCGCGGAAAACGCGATTTCCGGCGCGTGATAGTTGGCGTTAATGGTTTCGCTGCGCGCGTCGTCATACTGCGACTGACTGATATAGCCTTCGCTCAGCATACGCGACAGCACGACATTACGGCGCGCGGTAGCGCGATCGAGCGAGTAAAGCGGGTTAAAGGTCGAAGGTGCTTTCGGCAAACCGGCAATCACCGCGATTTCGCTTAAGGAGAGCTGATCTACCGTTTTGCCGAAATACACCTGCGCGGCGGCGCCCACGCCGTAGGCGCGATAGCCGAGGTAAATTTTGTTCAGGTAAAGCTCAAGGATTTCATCTTTCGTCAGCAACTGCTCAATACGCACCGCGAGAAAGGCTTCCTTGATTTTACGCATCAGGGTGCGTTCCGGGCTTAAGAAGAAGTTACGCGCCAGCTGCTGCGTAATGGTGCTCGCGCCCTGCGAGGCGTGGCCGGAAAACAGCGCGACGCTCGCGGCGCGGAAAATCCCGATCGGATCGACGCCGTGGTGATCGTAGAAGCGGCTGTCTTCTGTGGCGATAAACGCTTTCACCATTTCCGGCGGGATCTGGTTCAGCGTCAGCGGAATACGGCGTTTTTCGCCGTACTGGGCGATCAGTTCGCCGTCGGCGCTATACACCTGCATAGGGATCTGGAGCCGCACATCTTTCAGCGTGGCGACGTCAGGCAACTGCGGCTCGATAAATTTATACAGACCGTAGATCGAGCCAGCTCCCAGCAGAATGCAAAAGACTGCAAGGAAGAATAAATACTTTACGAACTTCACCGAGGATTTCCCATTTAGTTTCTGTTGGGCAGTTTATAAACAACCGCGCGGTAGTATAAAGGCAAGCCAGAAGCATTGATATGGCATTTTCATTTAGCGGGACAGGGAGAACCTCGAAAATGATCGGCACGGAATGGAAAATTGGCTTACATATTCAATCAGATAGCGTGATGGCTGTCGCGCTCTCCCTCAGGCGAGGCGGCTGGAAGCAGCAGCGCTGGTGGGCGCTTCCGCTGACGCCTTATCAGGATGATGAACAGCGACGGCAGGCGTTAATCGAAGCGCTGACGCCGTGGCGCGCGCAGCTCCCGCGCGCGGCATCGATCCGGCTTGGATTCCCGGCGCAGCGCACGTTGCAACGGGAGCTTCCCCGGCCCGCCACCGCCCTGTGTGAACCGGAGTGCGAGGCGTGGCTCGGCGCCGTCGCGGCGCGCCAGCTCTCACTGCCGCCCGACGCGCTGGCGTTTGACTTTGCCGAAAGCCGGGACGGCAACGCGTATGCGGTAACGGCCGCGCGCGCCGCTGAGGTGGCGGAGCTAATGGCCTGCGCCCGCGCGTTGCGCTTCACGCCTGCCGCGTTGACGCCCGACGCCAGCGCGCTGGCCTGCTTTTTCCCGTATACCGGCGAGGCCTGTCAGGCTGTGGTAGCGCAGTCGGGGGCGCAGTGGTTGTGGGCAACCCGCGAGCGCTGGGGCGTGTGCGCAACGCCGGGCGTCGAAGGGCTGGCGGCGCTTGGCACGCAACTTGGCGTGCAGGCGCAGGAGATAGCCCTGTGCGGCGCGTTACCGGAAGAAGACAAAGGCTGGCAACTGTTCGACCCGTGGCAGGCCGTCACCTGGGCCTGCCCGCCGAAGCCGGATACGCCCTGGCGCTTCGCCGTCGCGATCGGACTGGCGCTGGGAGCGGCGTAATGCGGCGGCACGTTAATTTGCTGCCGTGGCGGCATGTGCGGCGGCGCACGCGGCTTATTCGGTGGGGCACTTTTTTTCTTCTCTCAGCATGGGTCACAGCGCTTGCAGCGGGTATGACTTATCGCGTTATCGCCAGGCAGCAGCGGGTGCTTCAGCAGCGACTTGAGGCGCAAACGCTCGCCATTACCGCCCAAAAGGCGCAGCTACAACAGGCGAAAAACGCCGAGGCGGCTTATGAGTCGCTTAAGGCGCGCTGGCAGCAGCGGGAGCGCCGCCGTCAGGAGGTCGCGGCATGGCAGCAGCGCCTGATGACGCTCGCCGACGCGCTGCCAGAATCGCTCTGGCTGACGGGGCTGCACTTTCACGACAATCGGCTGGAGATCACTGGCAACGCTTACGAGCCGCAGGCGCTCACGCTTTTTGAGGAGAAGCTGCGCGGGCTTGCGCCCTTTACGCGGCTGACGCCTGGCGAAACGCGCCGGGAACAGGAGGGCTACTGGCGGTTTAGCGTTTCACTGCAAAAGGAGGCTGCCGATGCGCCTGTTTATTGACCGCTGGCTTACCGGCCCGGCGTCGCTGCGTACGGCCTGTGCAGGCGGCTGGTTAGCGTTGCTTGTGGGGACGGCTTACGGGGGGCTGGCGCCGCTGGCCGGCAGCATTAACCCGCTGGAGGCGCAGCTTCAACAGCAGGCCGTGACGCTACGCAATTTACAACGGCAGCGCGCGGCGCTGCCCGACAGGCAACGCGAAGCCGCGGCGCTTGAGGCGCAGCTTGTCCTGACGCCGTTCTCGCCGCATGCGCTGAATACCGGTGCGGAGGGGCACCTCATCCGCTGGCAGCCGCAGGGCGAAACGGGAGAGCTTGAACTGGCGCTGGCCTGGCCGAACGTGCCGGCGATTTTCGCCGGGCTCGCGCGAAGCGACATGCTGGCGCATGGGTTCGCGCTGCGTGCTGACAGCGGGCAGACGCTGCGCCTGACTTTACAACTGGGGCGCACCCATGAAAAGTAACGCGCTGTGGGCGCTGCTGTTGCTCGTGTCTTTGCCAGCCTTCGCCAGTCGCGACCCGTTTGCGCCGCCGCAGGCGCGTTGTCAGTTGCATCAGGCCTCACTCTGGCGCTACGGCGGCATGGTCCAGAAAGGCGGGGCGGTGCGAGTGCTGTTGCAGACGCCGGCAAAAACGTGGCTGCGGTTAAGCCCCGGCGCGATGCTTCCGACAGGCTGGCAGATCATCGGGGCAGACGCCGTTAAGGCGACGTTAAAAAATGGCGAAGGGTGTCGCCCTTCGGTTCTGGTATGGACACTTAAGGATGCGCATCATGATAAGGAGATCCCTTCCTTTATTATTACTCGCAGCGAAAATCGCCTGCGCCGCGCCCGCGAGCCCGGGCGTTTCTCTGGTCGCTGATGAGACGCCGGTCATACAGCTTTTACAGGCGCTGGCGGAGAGCGAGCAACTGAATCTGGTGATCGCGCCGGGCGTAGACGGTGTTGTCTCGCTGCACCTGCAAAACGTGCCGTGGCAGCAGGCGTTTCAGATGGTCACAGAGAGCGCGCGTCTGCGCTGGCGGAAAGAGAACAACATTCTGCGGGTATATCCGGAGGCCTGGGAGCAGCAAAAGCTGGCTCAGCGCGAGGCGTCACGCCAACAGCAGGCGTTGAATCTGCCACTGATCAGCGAGACTGTCATGCTGCGCCATGCCGAGGCGGCGGAGCTTGCCGCGTCGCTCGCCGCGCTCGGGGATAAACTGATGACGCCGCGTGGCAGCGTCACGGTGGATAAACGCACTAATCGCTTGTTGATCCGCGATACCGCCAGCGCGCTGCGTCAGGTGCAGGAGTGGGTCACGAAGATGGATATTCCCGTAGGACAGGTAGAGCTGGCGGCGCATATCGTGACGATTAATCAGCAGAGCTTGCGTGAGCTGGGCGTTAAGTGGAGCACCGCCGACGCCGAAGGCGCCACGAAACTGTATCACCCCACCACCATTTCCGCTGACCTGGCGGTCGCCGATGCCACTACGCGGCTGGGCTTTAATATCGGTCGTATCGACGGGCGTATGCTGGAGTTTGAGCTTTCGGCGCTGGAGCAAAAACAAAAGGTGGAGATCATCGCCAGCCCGCGGCTACTCGCCGCGCATCAGCAACCCGCCAGTATTAAGCAGGGCAGCGAGATCCCGTATCAGGTATCAAGCGGCGAGAGCGGCGCGACGTCGGTGGAGTTTAAAGAAGCAGTGCTCGGCA is a window of Cronobacter muytjensii ATCC 51329 DNA encoding:
- the mrcA gene encoding peptidoglycan glycosyltransferase/peptidoglycan DD-transpeptidase MrcA — its product is MKFVKYLFFLAVFCILLGAGSIYGLYKFIEPQLPDVATLKDVRLQIPMQVYSADGELIAQYGEKRRIPLTLNQIPPEMVKAFIATEDSRFYDHHGVDPIGIFRAASVALFSGHASQGASTITQQLARNFFLSPERTLMRKIKEAFLAVRIEQLLTKDEILELYLNKIYLGYRAYGVGAAAQVYFGKTVDQLSLSEIAVIAGLPKAPSTFNPLYSLDRATARRNVVLSRMLSEGYISQSQYDDARSETINANYHAPEIAFSAPYLTEMVRQEMISRYGENAYEDGYKVYTTITRRIQQAAQKAVRDNVMDYDMRHGYRGPSNVLWRVGEAAWDDKKITDSLKALPTYGPLLPAVVTSATPDEATALLADSSSVSLKMDGVRWARPYRSDTAQGPTPRRITDVLQAGQQIWVRKVDDSWWLAQVPDVNSALVSINPKDGSVLALVGGFDFNQSKFNRATQALRQVGSNIKPFLYTAAMDKGLTLASILNDVPISRWDAGAGSDWRPKNSPPEYAGPIRLRQGLGQSKNVVMVRAMRAMGVDYAAEYLQRFGFPAQNIVHTESLALGSASFTPLQVARGYAVMANGGFLVDPWFISKITNAQGEPLFEAKPKIACPECDIPVIYGETPKSDVLENKDVENVATSAEQRNAPVPMPQLEQANRDLVAQSPAPQYAPHVISTPLSFLIKSALNSNIFGEPGWQGTGWRAGRDLQRRDIGGKTGTTNSSKDAWFSGYGPGVVTSVWIGFDDHRRDLGRTTASGAIKNQISGYEGGAKSAQPAWDAYMKAALEGVPEEPLTPPPGVVTVNIDRSTGQLANGGNSRAEYFIEGTQPTQQAVHEVGTTIIDNGETHELF
- a CDS encoding type IV pilus biogenesis protein PilM — encoded protein: MIGTEWKIGLHIQSDSVMAVALSLRRGGWKQQRWWALPLTPYQDDEQRRQALIEALTPWRAQLPRAASIRLGFPAQRTLQRELPRPATALCEPECEAWLGAVAARQLSLPPDALAFDFAESRDGNAYAVTAARAAEVAELMACARALRFTPAALTPDASALACFFPYTGEACQAVVAQSGAQWLWATRERWGVCATPGVEGLAALGTQLGVQAQEIALCGALPEEDKGWQLFDPWQAVTWACPPKPDTPWRFAVAIGLALGAA
- a CDS encoding PilN domain-containing protein, coding for MTYRVIARQQRVLQQRLEAQTLAITAQKAQLQQAKNAEAAYESLKARWQQRERRRQEVAAWQQRLMTLADALPESLWLTGLHFHDNRLEITGNAYEPQALTLFEEKLRGLAPFTRLTPGETRREQEGYWRFSVSLQKEAADAPVY
- a CDS encoding HofO family protein; the encoded protein is MRLFIDRWLTGPASLRTACAGGWLALLVGTAYGGLAPLAGSINPLEAQLQQQAVTLRNLQRQRAALPDRQREAAALEAQLVLTPFSPHALNTGAEGHLIRWQPQGETGELELALAWPNVPAIFAGLARSDMLAHGFALRADSGQTLRLTLQLGRTHEK
- a CDS encoding HofP DNA utilization family protein, whose amino-acid sequence is MLVSLPAFASRDPFAPPQARCQLHQASLWRYGGMVQKGGAVRVLLQTPAKTWLRLSPGAMLPTGWQIIGADAVKATLKNGEGCRPSVLVWTLKDAHHDKEIPSFIITRSENRLRRAREPGRFSGR
- the hofQ gene encoding DNA uptake porin HofQ translates to MIRRSLPLLLLAAKIACAAPASPGVSLVADETPVIQLLQALAESEQLNLVIAPGVDGVVSLHLQNVPWQQAFQMVTESARLRWRKENNILRVYPEAWEQQKLAQREASRQQQALNLPLISETVMLRHAEAAELAASLAALGDKLMTPRGSVTVDKRTNRLLIRDTASALRQVQEWVTKMDIPVGQVELAAHIVTINQQSLRELGVKWSTADAEGATKLYHPTTISADLAVADATTRLGFNIGRIDGRMLEFELSALEQKQKVEIIASPRLLAAHQQPASIKQGSEIPYQVSSGESGATSVEFKEAVLGMEVTPTIGQGGRIRLKLRISQNMPGQALQQADGEVLAIDKQEIETQVEVKDGETLALGGIFQQKNKAGNEQVPVLGNIPLFGSLFRHDGKDNEKRELVVFITPHIINGA